The Rhinoderma darwinii isolate aRhiDar2 unplaced genomic scaffold, aRhiDar2.hap1 Scaffold_4198, whole genome shotgun sequence genomic sequence TGTTCATCCATATAATATAGACACGTGCATAGATTTCTCCCCCCCGAGTCTGCGCAGCGGCAGAATACTGTGACTGATCAGGAGATCTGCTGCGATCTGCCACTTTATCTGAATAAGACGCCTTCTTGGATCTTCACTAAACACAATCTTATACATGTCATTACATTACGATGATGGACCTTTATATGGACGATTTGATCGACACTTATAAACGTGACATTTTCTACTTGAATGTTTATATCCGTTTTGTAACTCCTCCCATTGTGGGATGTATAAAAGCGCTGACCGGTCCGTGTTATATTGCTGGACAAAGGCCGCAGTGAGCGGGGGaatatactgaacctccatatactgaacctccatatactgaacctccatatactgaaccgccatatactgaaccgccatatactgaacctccatattctgaacctccatatactgaaccgccatatactgaacctctaTATTGTGcaccgccatatactgaacctccatatactgaacctctaTATTGTGcaccgccatatactgaacctccatatactgaacctccatattctgaacctccatatactgaacctccatatactgaacctctaTATTGTGCACCGCCATATACTGTAtcgccatatactgaacctccatattctgaacctccatatactgaacctccatatactgaaccgccatatactgaacctccatatactgaacctccatattctgaacctccatatactgaacctccatatactgaacctccatatactgaaccgccatatactgaacctctaTATTGTGcaccgccatatactgaacctccatatactgaacctccatattctgaacctccatatactgaacctccatatactgaacctctaTATTGTGcaccgccatatactgaacctccatatactgaacctctaTATTGTGcaccgccatatactgaacctcgatatactgaacctccatagtctgaacctccatatactgaacctccatatactgaaccgccatatactGAACATCTATATTGTGCACCGCCATATACTGAACATCCATATACTGAACCTtcatatactgaacctccatatactgaacctctaTATTGTGcaccgccatatactgaacctccatatactgaacctccatattctgaacctccatatactgaaccGCCATCTACTAAaccgccatatactgaacctccatatactgaacctccatatactgaacctccatatactgaacctctaTATTGTGcaccgccatatactgaacctccatatactgaacctctaTATTGTGcaccgccatatactgaacctccatattctgaacctccatatactgaaccgccatatactgaacctctaTATTGTGcaccgccatatactgaacctccatatactgaacctctaTATTGTGcaccgccatatactgaacctgcatatactgaacctccatatactgaagctccatatactgaacctccatatactgaacaTCTATATTGTGcaccgccatatactgaacctctaTATTGTGcaccgccatatactgaacctccataaactgaacctccatattctgaacctccatattctgcaccgccatatactgaaccgccatatactgaacctccatatactgaacctccatattctgaacctccatatactgaaccgccatatactgaacctccatatactgaacctccatatactgaagctccatatactgaacctccatatactgaacaTCTATATTGTGcaccgccatatactgaacctccatatactgaacctccatatactgaacctccatatactgaacctccatatactgaacccccatatactgaacctccatatactgaacctctaTATTGTGcaccgccatatactgaacctccatatactgaacctccatatactgaacctccatatactgaacccccatatactgaacctccatatactgaacctctaTATTGTGcaccgccatatactgaacctccatattctgcaccgccatatactgaaccgccatatactgaaccgccatatactgaacctccatatactgaacctccatattctgaacctccatatactgaacctccatatactgaagcTCCATATACTGAAgctccatatactgaacctctaTATTGTGcaccgccatatactgaacctccatattctgcagcgccatatactgaacctccatattctgcagcgccATATACTATACCTCTGTAttttgtacccccatatactgaacctccatatactgaacctccatattctGCACCTCCATATTCTGCACCGCCATATACTATACCTCTGTAttttgtacccccatatactgaaccTTGGATTTCATAAGGAGACATATTGAGGTCTTGTGGTGGTTGCTCTATGTAATATAAGGGGCACTGCTGCTagcggagaatacctccataaataCAGAGTCTGGCGGTGCCGGTATGGCTGAGGCTAATAGGTCCATACAGTCTCTGCCGCGTGCAGGAGTCCCTATTGttttttaaaggggtgttccagtTTTAATAATGGACGTTACTCTTTATATCATGAAAAGTTTAACCCGTTCACTTCCTGTCCGAGCGCTGGACAGTTTTCTAGGTCTCTACAGGTAAAGTACAGTCACAGAGCTCCTGTGTCATCATCACATGAAGAAAACAAAAgggagcaagcagagatattgaaaatcaTGAAGAATTGATTTGGAAAGTATATGGGAAAATTGTGTgactttcattatacaaagagtgACCTGCATCTGCTGAAACCTTCATAGCAGCTAACGAGCCCTAATCTACAATGCATTCATGACAAGAACTTATTACCAAGAGCGCGCAGCGTTTCCGCCATGAGGTTGGACTGGTCGGTCTGGCACAGGTCGCGCAGTTCCGGTAGAGCGCTGTTGCTGCAGAGGTCCTTATATGATCTGATATCGTCCCTCTGTACGTGGTGCTCGGTGGACATTGAGCCGTCCACAACTTCTTTCAGTTTCTTCACAGTCTCCAAAGGGAAGGTGAAATCTCCAACCTGCAAAATGTAAAGAAGAAAGGAAATCCCGAAGCTTCACGTCTTTATGTCAGCACAAGCCGCCCATGAAGAGCAAGACGCCCATGAAGAGCAAGACGCCCATGAAGAGCAAGCCACCCATGAAGAGCAAGACGCCCATGAAGAGCAAGCCGCCCATGAAGAGCAAGACGCCCATGAAGAGCAAGACGCCCATGAAGAGCAAGCCGCCCATGAAAAGCAAGACGCCCATGAAGAGCAAGACGCCCATGAAGAGCAAGCCACCCATAAAGCGCAAGCCGCCCATGAAAAGCAAGCCGCCCATGAAAAGCAAGCCGCCCATGAAGCACAAGCCACCCATAAAGCGCAACCCGCCCATGAAGCGCAAGCCTGCCCATGAAGAGCAAGCCACCCATCAAGCGCAAGCCGCCCATGAAGCGCAGACCGCCCATGAAGAGCAAGCCGCCCATGAAGAGCAAGCCATCCAATAAAGCGCAAGCCGCCCATGAAGCGCAGACCGCCCATGAAGAGCAAGCCGCCCATGAAGAGCAAGCCGCCCATGAAGAGCAAGCCATCCAATAAAGCGCAAGCCACCCATGAAGCGCAAGCCGCCCATGAAGCGCAAGCCGCCCATGAAGAGCAAGCCGCCCATGAAGCACAAGCCACCCATAAAGCGCAAGCCGCCCATGAAGCGCAGACCGCCCATGAAGAGCAAGCCGCCCATGAAGAGCAAGCCGCCCATGAAGCGCAGACCGCCCATGAAGAGCAAGCCGCCCATGAAGCGCAAGCCGCCCATGAAGAGCAAGCCGcccatctatctgtctatctatctatctatctcatatctatctatctatctatctatctatctatctatctatctatctatctatctatctatctatctatctatctctctatctatctctctatctatctgtctatctcatatctatctatctatctatctatctatctatctgtctatctcatatctatctatctatctatctatctatctatctatctatctatctatctatctatctcatatctatctatctatctatctatctatctatctatctatctatctatctatctatctatctatctcatatctatctatctgtctatctcatatctatctatctatctatctatctatctcatatctatctatctatctatctatctatctatctatctatctcatatctatctatctatctatctatctatctatctatctatctatctatctcatatctatctatctgtctatctcatatctatctatctatctcatatctatctatctatctatctatctatctatctatctatctatctatctatctatctatctatctatctatctaatatgatctatctatctatctatctatctatctatctatctatctatctatctatctatctatctcatatctatctatctatctatctatctatctatctatctatctatctatctcatatctatctatctgtctatctcatatctatctatctatctcatatctatctatctatctatctatctatctatctatctatctatctatctatctatctatctatctcatctatctatctcatatctatctatctatctatctatctatctatctatctatctatctatctatctatctatctcatatctatctatctatctgtctatctcatatctatctatctatctatctatctatctatctatctatctatctatctatctatctatctcatatctatctatctatctatctatctatctcatatctatctatctatctatctatttatctatctatctcatatctatctatctatctatctatctatctatctatctatctatctatctgtctcatatctatctatctatctatctatctatctatctatctatctatctatctatctcatatctatctatctatctatctatctatctatctatctatctatctatctatctatctatctatctatctatctatctatctcatatctatctatctatctatctatctatctatctatctatctatctatctatctatctcatatctatctatctatctatctatctatctatctatctatctatctatctcatatctatctatctatctatctatctatctatctatctatctatctatctatctatctatctatctatctatctcatatctatctatctcatatctatctatctatctatctatctatctatctatctatctatctatctatctatctatctatctatctatctatctatctcatatctatctatctatctatctatctatctatctatctatctatctatctatctatatcatctatctatctatctatctatctatctatctatctatctatctatctatcatctatctatctatctatctcatatctatctcatatctatctatctgtctgtctcatatctatctatctatctatctatctatctatctatctatctatctatctatctatctatctatctatctatctatctatctatctatctgtctgtctcatatctatctatctatctatctatctatctatctatctatctatctatctatctatctatctatctatctcatatctatctatctatctatctatctatctatctatctatctatctatttatctatctcatatctatctatctatctatctatctatctatctatctatctatctatctatctatctatctatctatctatctatctatctgtctgtctcatatctatctatctatctatctatctatctatctatctatctatctatctatctcatatctatctatctatctatctatctatctatctatctatctatctatctatctatctatctatctatctatctcatatctatctatctatctatctatctatctatctatctatctatctatctatctatctatctatctcatatctatctatctatctatctatctatctatctatctatctatctatctatctatctatctatctatctatctatctcatatctatctatctatctatctatctatctcatatctatctatctatctatctatctatctcatatctatctatctatctatctatctatctatctatctatctatctatctatctatctatctatctcatatctatctatctatctatctatctatctatctatctatctatctatctcatatctatctatctatctatctatctatctatctatctatctatctatctatctcatatctatctatctatctatctatctatctatctatctatctatctatctatctatctatctatctatctctctctctctctctcacagagcgCTCAGTTTTCTTTCTAGATGAGAATCTTCTCTTTCCACAGATCCTGAGAGTTTTTTCCATGGATCCCTGGGGGGCACGTTCAGAAGTAATGACCCCGATCTCCCCATAGTTTTCTTGGTGTATTCGGCGTCCTGATAACCATCATTACACTGActttagtcacccagctttccgcaCCCCTGAATAGCTGATATCTCCATTCTTCTCACATTCAGTTACTGCCGGTCACTGTAGTTCTGTGATTCATGAAACAGGGAGCTCTGGATGAGCAGAACTAGAAGACCCCCAGAGGAGCGGAGACGCAGCGATTATAAATGATGATATATAATAATGGTGTCATCACCACCGGTAACAATGCTGCGTCTGGGATCTCTGGGGGTTCTGGAAACGATACAATGCTCCGTGCACAAGCCCCAGCTGACCTAtaaacactgtatatatatataccctgccACTGTACTCAGGCGTTCAGCCAGGTCTCCCTGGTGCTGTGACATCGGCTCTTACCTTCACGATGACTCCTGCACTGAGGTGGGTGAGGGCGAGGAGACACACAATCCTGCTCCACATGTTGAGGCTGGTTGTGCAGGGTGCCCGGTGCCGCCAGGATTATATACTATTATCTGCCCTCCCGCTGGGGTGGGGCTTGGCAGCGATCACTGGCTCAGTTTATGACTCTCACAACGACACGTGATCTTTATTGGTCTCTTTCTTCCTTGCGAAGTTATAAATCGTGGGATTTATTGCAAATATTGGAAAACCGTCTCCAGGTGATTATAATATGAGGGTTAGAGGAGAGTATACAGCACGTCCCCTATATACCTCTCCAGAAGCAGAGCCGCAACAACGGGGCAGAGCGATATATACTACTTATAATGTCCTAGTGACTAATCATATATACAGGAGCGGCGGTATATAcagggtacagtcctgatgagcggcagtatatacagtgtacagtcctgatgagcggtggtatatacagtgtacagtcctgatgagcggtggtatatacagtgtacagtcctgatgagcggtggtatatacagtgtacagtcctgatgagcggtggtatatacagggtacagtcctgatgagcggtggtatatacagtgtacggtcctgatgagcggtggtatatacagtgtacagtcctgatgagcggtggtatatacagtgtacagtcctgatgagcggtggtatatacagggtacagtcctgatgagcggtggtatatacagggtacagtcctgatgagcggtggtatatacagggtacagtcctgatgagcggtggtatatacagggtacagtcctgatgagcggtggtatatacagtgtacagtcctgatgagcggtggtatatacagggtacagtcctgatgagcggtggtatatacagtgtacagtcctgatgagcggtggtatatacagtgtacagtcctgatgagcggcggtatatacagtgtacagtcctgatgagcggtggtatatacagggtacagtcctgatgagcggtggtatatacagtgtacagtcctgatgagcggtggtatatacagtgtacagtc encodes the following:
- the LOC142710015 gene encoding guanylin-like, with translation MWSRIVCLLALTHLSAGVIVKVGDFTFPLETVKKLKEVVDGSMSTEHHVQRDDIRSYKDLCSNSALPELRDLCQTDQSNLMAETLRALGHVADRLDECEICAFAACTGC